Genomic window (Vigna radiata var. radiata cultivar VC1973A chromosome 1, Vradiata_ver6, whole genome shotgun sequence):
aaaaaatgaaacagatTTCGGTGAGAAGGGGAAACGGATGAGGAGGTGGGAAAAAGAGAGGGTGCCGGAAGtgagagaaataaaatataaaaagggtaaaaaggtaaaagaaaaggatatttttgtaattaaaaaaaaatgagaaaaattggGGAGGTAGAAGAGGcaattggggaggtggagggagtaactcccTAAAATGACTTTGATCTTATTAGTTAGAATGAGTCTAAAGAGGACGTTTTGAGTGAAGATGATCTAGTGGATGTTAGTATTAGATGAAGTGGAAGATGAGTTCTAGAAAGGTAGTATCGAAGTTGAAGTCGTTAGACGAAGTGGATCTTTTTGTTGAATGTAATTTGTACATGATAAAGGTTTGTCTTATGCTGAATAggaatataaaagtttatacaTTGTTGAATTTAGTGATTCAAGGAATAAAAATAGAGATTGATATGGAAACTTTGAGATATTCTCAATGTCTAAAAGTATGGAAGACTATAAATGGAAAGTTGGCACGTATTTTCCTAAAAAGGAAGAATTCACTAAAGCAATAAAAACTTATGGTGTGTACATGgttgaaaattgaagattttaaaaaatgacaaacAATGAGATTGTGTGAAATGTTGTAGCACAAAAGGCAAATGTCACTCGAACACTTCTTATGCTTATAAGGCTGCACAAAGTACATGGCagttaagaaaaaatatcaacaaacaTACTTGTATTAGagaatttaatatcttttttatgaCTTCAAAGTGGTTAAgttataagttaaaaaagattataaacgaaaatctaaatattaatttgaccGACCTATGAaacaaagtttataaaaaaatgaaatattagtaTCTTTGGATCTACGGTCTTTAGAACAAAAACAATGACATACATCAACGTTGATAATTGCTTCTAAGactaatataaatgaatatatgaTCATACAAATGGTCAAATCCTGTGAAAGTAAATATAGGgataattcaatatttaagaGATTATGTGTGTTTGAAGgcaatgataattattaattcataaaaaaatattctaaatgtAGTTTCAAAAGTTATTACATAAACAGATAAATTTACtatcaataacaaaatgttattacataataatatataaacatttacgcaatcaatattttataattaaatttatttactagGTACATAACAGCACAATAACTTGTTAAATGCAACAACAAATACTCAAATTAGAAAGCCGACAATGTTAAACAAAGTTTGATGTATTAAAAAAAggctaaattatattataattttatttaattatagatTTGTTTGCTCCATAATTCAACAATATTGATTTgaagtattataaaaaataatctaacaTACTATATGATGAACACATATTAAAAGAGTATgcaatgaaatattaaaataagataataagataataataaagaattttgtGAGgataatacataaaatttattacaaaagatGCAAAATGGATTAGAATGACAAATAGTTAATGCAATAAAAATGATAGTATATGGAAGCAAATATGGAAGAACATTCACTAACTTGAAGCTATGAAAAAGAAGCATATACAGAGTTACTGCAAACATCTCTCACATAATCGATACAAGTGTTTCTTGGACTCTAAAACAAGAAGCAAAATCGAAAGTGAGGAGACAAAAATGGTAATGCACAAAGCTATGTATGTACAAACGAACTTATGTTGAGGAACAAGAACATAGAAGACTCATGCAACACCATCAGCAATACTCAGATCCTATGAGATGAATGTAGCCAAAATCATTTGTAAGTTGTAACTAGCTGGTCTACTACTCATGATTATTTTTGGAGAAAACTGAGATGTCAATACCGTCGCCTAGACAAGAAAAACTCATAATCAGGATGTCTGTTAGTACATGTTTGGTTCCCCTTCTTCACCACAGCTCTTGCCATCACACATGCTGTTTCCTCGAGTGTCTTCAAACGTTCTCTCAGGACAAAAGAAGGGTCTAAGCCCACCATTTCTGCTGCTTCTGCTGAGTGCTTCAGCTTGAACCAGCATTCTCCCTGTCCATATCACACATCAAGTGCAAAACTGTTAGCAAGCCTTAAAAAGTATATATCCACATTACtttctaaaagttttaaaaattcatttaagcTTATGGAAGCAGCTTGATTCATTTTAtgttctcattttcttttcatataagtttctgttgaaaaaattatccaaacaaCACACACTAAGTATAGTTTGAACAACTCCTTTCAGCACCATACTTCCTACATCTTACAATAATATTCCTAATGTAAATAACTTATCCGTCAACTTCTCTTTTAGCAATCTAAAGTTTCATCTTTTACATTCTTTATTTCCTCAACCCTGGAAACTCTGCTTCCAAATAAACTGTGATTTACATGATTAAATATGCCAGTAAAAGCTCCAATTATCTTGAAACCAGCCACAAAAACATAATAACTATaaatgtgtcaaaatattatttgcaATGGActcatccaaaaaaaaaaattcatcaccAACTGAAAGGTTAATTTTCAATGCATAGAATAATAAGATGCAAGATAATTCATACCTGGTCATTGTAGCTTTGGAGACCCACAGCCGGAGATACTATGCAAGAACCTGATGTTGACAAATCTGAACCTGTTCTTCTACGGACCAAATGTCCAAGTGAATGATAAGTCAGAAAAGATGCACGAAAGTTGCCATCTGGTATGCGGTAAATAGGATACCATGCAACTGAGAACCTGCAAATGAGGTGGCCTTAGTGCTACCATTTGAAACATCACTTAAAATTAAGTCAAGAAAAAAACATTTGGTGTCATCTGATAAGGAAAATGCAATCACATTTTCTTTAGCACGCAGAATATAGTTGACATGTAGATCACTTACCAAGAGCTAGGGTGAAGATCTCGCAGCTTTATTGAATCCAGTTTTGTTGGGTCCCCATATGTTGAAGATTGGATTGGCATATTTCCTCTAACCAGTTCTTGTATCCTGTAAgaacatcaaaatcaaattaaacaccTGTTGAATCAACCAACAAACCTGTTTCTTATATCAGCCAAACATCTATTACTCTATGgacaagaaaaagatgaaaacctCCTGTTCCTAATTCCTACACAGTATAATGTCATAAATTTTGTTGATgatcttattaaaattaatcggcataatataatttttcaggGAACACAAAATGGGAAGGACAATCTATTCCACAAGACATAAGACAGATACACTGAATACCATTATGTTCTGATGATAAAGGAGAAAATCTTACTTCTCATAAAGTGGCTGTCTTTGTTGAGGTTGCTCACATTCAAAATACTCAAAAAGAAGTTCTAAATCACCAGATCTATTACTGATAGAATCCGTCTCCTTCGGAGTTTCAATGCTTGCATCCTGATTTCGAGGCTGAGGAAAGAGAACAGAAAATATTGAATGTTCAGTGGCAGTAGATGAGTTTTCTGAAAAATTAATCATTTGACATGCCTCTGAAACCTCACAATTTGAAAGCTTGTCACTGCTATTTACACATTGATCTTCATGGTTCTTAAACAGCTGAACTGCTGATAAAGAAGGGACAAAATACGCACGGAATGGAAAATCACCAACACCTTGTCTCTTTGGATTCTCATGATCCTGAGCACTTATCTCTAATCCATAGCTCCCATGTTTCTCATACCACTGCCACAGACATCCCAAAGATAGGTTAGGGATCTCGTGTCTGCACAGTGAGACACCACCAGCATGGTTGCATGAGCAGGTTGAACAACTGACTGAATCAACTGATTTACAAATCACAGGACTACCAAAATGAAGTAGTCTTTCAAACTCTGCAACTGGACCACCTGTAGCCATGTGCACTGCTTCACAAGCTAGTTGTACCCTACATGCATCATTCACAGCTTGGGATATTCTGTAAGAATCCTTTTCTAACATTTCTTGTTTTTTGCTTTCATTAAACATGTGACTAGAAACTTCTTTCTTGTCCCTATGCTGTGTGAATGTAAATGGAACCTGCCCACCCAATTTTTCGTTCTCACCCTCACCTAGACAGGACACATGGTGGTAAATCTCTCCATTTGATGTTCTGCTTGCATTTATTGAAGAATCCTTACTTTCAGAAGAGGCCAGTTCTGGTTCAACACTGCTTTCATGGTTAATATTGTTCCTAGAGGATGCATCAGAATAATCTGGTGGTAAAGTACTAGATTCATATTTTTCTAACCCAGTATCTTTTTTCCCAATTGGTATCCATTTCCAGAGGGAGGTTCCAGAGCACTGGTTTTGTGCATTGTAGTCTGCAGAAGAAACTTCTTTCTCTGTTTGACCAACCTCATCACCTTCAAGATTGCATGACGCTGGAGACAGCTCTACAGACATATTTGATTGATTGACATTCTCACTTGGCCTTACTAACGACCTATCCTCACTATCTATACTTTCATTGTTTGTGTTTGCAACAGTATGGCAGGCACTACTTCTTGGATCTGACTCCTCCAGATGAAATTCTGCACTGTGAATTTTTTCAGATGTTACCTGTTCAACCCCATTGGTCTGGACCCCATCCAACAAGCAGTGAACATCAGAATTAAATCCAGAGTCATTATTCACTCCATGCTGATCAATTTCCTGAGTTGAGATAAGAAGCATATCATTCTGTTCAGCACCAACCTTCCCATGATCATTTGACAAAGACCTGTTAAGATGCAAACTCTTCCTAGAATAATTGCTCTGTCCCTTTTTTGATACTGAGTCCATTTTAACTTTAGATTTcttaccaattttatttttcatttgtttcttaTCCTCAGTTTTTGATACACAGTTCACACCAACAGATTTACATTCTTTGATAACCGAGGGATCCTTTTCCACAACAGAAGCAAGTTGTGACAAAGTAGTGTTTACTTTCTTCAAATCACCGCCACATTCATCAGAAGCATTCTTCTGAACCTTTTGCCATACAGAATGACTGTTTTCCTTCCCTTTTCGACCTTGCAAAATTCCAACACCCCCAAATTTGTTTAAACCTGAACAGTGCGACATAGTTCTCTTTTGCTTAACTCTCTTATCATTACCGATGCAATTTTGACCACTGTGCATAATCCCCTCAATATGTTCATTGTTATTGGGAATGCCATTCGTCAAGTTTTGACAAAAAACATATCCATCTCCAGAATCTGAAGTAGTTGTGCAATTTGACTTGTTGGACTGTTTTCCTATATCATCTGTATTTATACTTCCACCACTTCTGGAACAAACTGAAACTGAATCTAGCACTAAAGAGTCTTGTATATCATTAAAACTGCATGGCTGAGTATGCTGGATGTTCTTTATTTCTCTATCAATGACTGCCTCAGGGCCCCTACCTTTGAGCTGATTCTTGGATTCAAATGTGGCACATTCTGCTGCAGAACTTGGAATAATAGGTGCAGAATCCTTTAACATCGCTTCCTGATCAAGATAAGAGTTACTAACGTTAGGTGCTTCCATAACTTTGATGTCATTCATCccatttctgtcacaatcagaTTTTATTAATCTATCATCAGAAGTTAAAAATTCTGCCATGCCGTCCTTATCCGCAACATTGCTGCTGCAGGTTTCAGAGGTCAAACTTGGACAGACAACTTCCTCAGTAGGAACTTCACATTCAGTAGACCTGTGACTTGACTTCTTCTTACTCCGTCtaaatttctttcttccttGTTTTCTTGAGTTTTTCTTCAAAGACTTGTCATCGTCCTTGGAATTACTTGCGTACTTATCAGATGAATTAACTTCTGCTGAACTATCCGGGAAAAAACCAGGGCTACATACTAATGTGCTTTGAGAACTGGACTTGTTAGAGAGTTCGTTGAGTTTAGAAGCTCTGCTAGCAATCTTGTTTTGACATCGACGATACACATTTGAACTAGTAAAGCTTTTTTTTGTACATGATTTAGCTGAATAAGCATAGGAAGGAAGAGGCACTCTAGGGCCCTTACATTGATCAATCCTCAACCTATTAAGCGGAGAGACAAGCAGTTGCACACCATCCATATTTACACCAGCAGCTAAGTTAATGTAATTGAGACACTGCCCTGGTAGGGCAACAATTCTCCAGGTTCCATCAGGCTCAAAGTTGAACGAAATGATGGCACACCTGATCAATGATTGGAAGAACTTAACCATGAATCACTTCCAAGAAAGTGCCTTTGGaacataaaaatacataataaaaaataaaagagtaaggagCTATACAACAATGgtaaaactttttgaaaatggAATCATATAGCCATTACTAGCTTTCAACTTtgtgaagaaattaaaaaaaaaatgtaatagttATTCCAAAAAAGGGTGTTATGGtctctttttgtcttttataaCCCTCAAATTGCAAGGAAAGACCAGACCACCTCATGGAAGTTTTTCCCACAGGTATACATCTGGGGAACAATTTTTTTCCAATCTCATTTCCTCTGTTGACAAGATAAAAACAAGAGGGGGAATACTAGAATAATGCAAAAATCAAAGATGACAAGAAGATGTAGCTTAAAGGGAGCAACTACTTTACATGGAGGCCAAACAAATGACATCATTATGACAATGCCAACAAGGACTCAGGTTCCTTTACACCATGCACAGAATCGATACAATACCAACTTCTGGTATAAGCCATATAATCattctataaataatatatttcaaaggAATATCATAGAAGGAtagaaatacattttatattatcatgtcaatcaaagaaaatcaaagaaatacGTAAATTAACCACAAAATCATATTACCATAAGAACAAAAGATAATGAAAGCAATGCtagtcataaaaaaatattttacctaCTATCCGAGTTAATCCTTGAAAGAGATGATTCTTGACAACCCTGAATAAAAGAATTACatttaaagagaaaacaaaatagacGTAAGGATCAAATGCCTTGCCAAACTCAACTAAAAAATCATGGAAAAATAGGGCTGAAATTTATTGTCACCTCTAAAGATGTGAATTTATGTTGTtgttgatatattgttgataCGGAATCCTTTCTTGCTTCTGAAACTTTTGGATTATCATTACCTATCTCTTGAGGGGCACAAGGCATCTTCCTCGCCTGTCCATATTAGAATCATTGGCcaacaagaaaagagaaacaatgagaagaaagaaattacAATTTTCAGAACAAAGATAAACAAGGTATTACTCTAGATaattgatgtttaaatatttctacTCTTTGCATTATCAACTTGTAATGATTCTCAATAAACTGAAAATCATCTAGAGATCAGTTTAAGTTATAAACAGACCACGGTAACTTAAGAAACTTGAAAGCTAAAATAAGAACATGAGGAAACACAGCAATGATAATTCCAACACAGCACCACCATTTGAAAACAGTGACTGGAATAACTAATAAAATCAGCAGCCACATTGCTGAAATACAATAAATTAGCCCTATTGTTTTAATCTGAAAAAAATGGCCACACAGAAATGGGACTTCTATCCAAGAATAGATACAATCataatattgatataaaaatgGTCGAAATGGGACAGGAGTTATCAGCAATAAAATGGCTAGAAAACAGAATTTCAGCAcgacaaattaaaaattgtgaCACACTGAAGGATAATAAACTAATAGAACTGTCATGGACTAAAGCTAGAATTCAATCGGCATGCCAAACATAACAAATAAGCCAATACAGAAAATAATTAACTTCTGTCAACAAATTTCATTGGAAAATTCCATGTCAAACAAGAAAATTCCTAACGTTGTTTtcagaatatttgaatgcaccTTCTTGATTCTAACATAATAACGGAGGGCATCTAAACTCAACAAATTCAACTTCTAGCTTATCCAATGAATGCAGCACattcaattaaacaaaaaagacAACGAAGCCTATGTTCCCCTTAGCTACTGATAGCCTTTGGTTCATATTTTATAGGACATGCATGCAAACTCGAAACTCTTCCACTTTTTCTGGTTTTCATGAACAAATGAACTGACGTCTACAGAAaactattcaaattaaaaaagaaaaaaatgaacaaagaaTTCAATTCCACACACACGCAATAGATATGTGCAGGAAAGGAGAAACCTCAACTTGGGTTTCTCCAAATTAAAACCAGGAAAAGATTAAATTAACCCAAAGGGAGTTGAGTTTTATCTATCAGTCAAAACAAAGATTACCCTTTTCTAATTTAACCAAAACCTCACTAAAGCCTATACAAAGCCAATCTCAATAACTCAAAAACtacataaatatgaaaaagaagaggaacaaagaaaagaaagaaaatgaaatattatagaTACGCACAAGAACACCCAAATTAGTATAGATTCCACCCACCCCATAAGCCCGATCATCTATCcccacattaaaaaaatcatttttttattcaaagaaCTAAAGAAAAGAGCATAAAGAATCCCACCCCCACCATCACTCCCAAtttcaaaacccaaaattatcaaacaatttaaTCACACAGACTCAAAGCTTAAACAGGGTCATCCcaaaagcattaaaaaaaaaacaaagaaccTAGACAGAAACAtagtaaaaagtaaagaaacGATAATCGGAACAAACCATGCTACAAGTTCCAAAGGGCCGGAACTGAATGGCTCTCTTCCAAGCCTCAACGGCTCTCTTTTTTCTCAAGTAATCACCCGTTTTGTCTTTTGGGGTTGAAAAGCTCTTTTTCCCTCTTTATCCCTCTCTATCTTGTCACTTTCCACAGAGAGAAAGCGACTGCGGCTTCTTTTGAGAGCACAAAAACATACACAAAGAACACTGAGGTAGTTCAGTGCCCACAAACAAATACACACACAAAACAGACAGACAAGCTCTTGAAGAAAATGAGAACTCACAAAAGAAAAACGATTTTGATTTGACTGGAAACTCACATCATCTGAGGACAATATCGTCACATAAATGGCCTTTAATATGCTAATCGTTTTGGCAAACAAGGAAATTCATTTTCTCTCTGTGGGGTTTTTCTTTGTCAATTTCGAAGCTCTACACCAATGTGACTAAATTCATCAGTGGttggtgttggtgttggtgTTTCCCTTTTCGAACACGTGCCAccaataaacaacaaaaaacaaaaattagctAGCCAAGCGTGAAGCATGCAGCACTGTGCcgaaaacacaatttttttttttttcagagaaATCAAGATGCACTTTCAACCAGCCCAAacagtttttaaaataacaaaatttaaatattatataataaataagaaaagtttttgtatacaagctaattttaatttatagaaaaattaacttcattttttcttgtttaagaTGTGTTTATTCGGATATTTTGTAAAAAGCCacattttagaaaaacaaaaaaacaacattttaattgcaaaataaaaattgctaaaaaaacaactacaatTTACATTTACAAGcaatttaaagttatttattataaataaaagtcagccaatttattatatatttttatttaattataacataaaaaatactatGTAATTgggaaaattaattaacatttatgctactaaataaaattaattaatataatttaattcttctaatagcatttaaaatttattctctcTAAAGGTCCTTCCTTCATTAAAGCACAATATGAAAAATACAAAGGCATTGAAAATAAACACTTAAGTTTAATTGGTCTtcaaaaatatagttaattaaaaatcatgGACACTTTTTTATGAgtagtttttataattatttttagttaattgttactattaaatttgaaaatattaatataaataattaaggtAATAAAAGTCTTTTAACTTAAGATATTTAAATCACTCTATGtgcataatttaattaaataatttatttactattttctataaataacttcattatttaatttttatgccacaccttataaattttattttttaaaataataatgatttttattataaaatgttatttgaaaaaattacttaaagactatggtaaaaagaaaatgtaaaagtaacaaattattttaatagaacAAATATCAAACAAAACTATACTTATAGCACCAATATTacctttaaataaaataaaatattagttatttgaatattatttttggatgaTAATGTTgcgagaaataaaaattaatttactttttattttgatcaaTAAAATTTCTAGTGTGTGCACatgtgaaaaaattatattttattattgttattcaaTCATAATTCACATTCATTGCTAAGTTCtgtaaaaccttttactgatgtcatatagaaataaaaatcattttaaaattatcaaatctatttatttactttttaattaatatttatatacatcGTTTTAGGAGAGAATCTTTTTAAAGAAGAGAACCTCTTGTTTAGGTAAACAAAGCAAAAGCTTTCATAATTTGTTTACTGCTCAcaaatatatttcattctttccattctaAATAGGATATAGAAccaaagaaaag
Coding sequences:
- the LOC106775098 gene encoding uncharacterized protein LOC106775098 isoform X4, which codes for MVKFFQSLIRCAIISFNFEPDGTWRIVALPGQCLNYINLAAGVNMDGVQLLVSPLNRLRIDQCKGPRVPLPSYAYSAKSCTKKSFTSSNVYRRCQNKIASRASKLNELSNKSSSQSTLVCSPGFFPDSSAEVNSSDKYASNSKDDDKSLKKNSRKQGRKKFRRSKKKSSHRSTECEVPTEEVVCPSLTSETCSSNVADKDGMAEFLTSDDRLIKSDCDRNGMNDIKVMEAPNVSNSYLDQEAMLKDSAPIIPSSAAECATFESKNQLKGRGPEAVIDREIKNIQHTQPCSFNDIQDSLVLDSVSVCSRSGGSINTDDIGKQSNKSNCTTTSDSGDGYVFCQNLTNGIPNNNEHIEGIMHSGQNCIGNDKRVKQKRTMSHCSGLNKFGGVGILQGRKGKENSHSVWQKVQKNASDECGGDLKKVNTTLSQLASVVEKDPSVIKECKSVGVNCVSKTEDKKQMKNKIGKKSKVKMDSVSKKGQSNYSRKSLHLNRSLSNDHGKVGAEQNDMLLISTQEIDQHGVNNDSGFNSDVHCLLDGVQTNGVEQVTSEKIHSAEFHLEESDPRSSACHTVANTNNESIDSEDRSLVRPSENVNQSNMSVELSPASCNLEGDEVGQTEKEVSSADYNAQNQCSGTSLWKWIPIGKKDTGLEKYESSTLPPDYSDASSRNNINHESSVEPELASSESKDSSINASRTSNGEIYHHVSCLGEGENEKLGGQVPFTFTQHRDKKEVSSHMFNESKKQEMLEKDSYRISQAVNDACRVQLACEAVHMATGGPVAEFERLLHFGSPVICKSVDSVSCSTCSCNHAGGVSLCRHEIPNLSLGCLWQWYEKHGSYGLEISAQDHENPKRQGVGDFPFRAYFVPSLSAVQLFKNHEDQCVNSSDKLSNCEVSEACQMINFSENSSTATEHSIFSVLFPQPRNQDASIETPKETDSISNRSGDLELLFEYFECEQPQQRQPLYEKIQELVRGNMPIQSSTYGDPTKLDSIKLRDLHPSSWFSVAWYPIYRIPDGNFRASFLTYHSLGHLVRRRTGSDLSTSGSCIVSPAVGLQSYNDQGECWFKLKHSAEAAEMVGLDPSFVLRERLKTLEETACVMARAVVKKGNQTCTNRHPDYEFFLSRRRY
- the LOC106775098 gene encoding uncharacterized protein LOC106775098 isoform X2, giving the protein MPCAPQEIGNDNPKVSEARKDSVSTIYQQQHKFTSLEGCQESSLSRINSDSRCAIISFNFEPDGTWRIVALPGQCLNYINLAAGVNMDGVQLLVSPLNRLRIDQCKGPRVPLPSYAYSAKSCTKKSFTSSNVYRRCQNKIASRASKLNELSNKSSSQSTLVCSPGFFPDSSAEVNSSDKYASNSKDDDKSLKKNSRKQGRKKFRRSKKKSSHRSTECEVPTEEVVCPSLTSETCSSNVADKDGMAEFLTSDDRLIKSDCDRNGMNDIKVMEAPNVSNSYLDQEAMLKDSAPIIPSSAAECATFESKNQLKGRGPEAVIDREIKNIQHTQPCSFNDIQDSLVLDSVSVCSRSGGSINTDDIGKQSNKSNCTTTSDSGDGYVFCQNLTNGIPNNNEHIEGIMHSGQNCIGNDKRVKQKRTMSHCSGLNKFGGVGILQGRKGKENSHSVWQKVQKNASDECGGDLKKVNTTLSQLASVVEKDPSVIKECKSVGVNCVSKTEDKKQMKNKIGKKSKVKMDSVSKKGQSNYSRKSLHLNRSLSNDHGKVGAEQNDMLLISTQEIDQHGVNNDSGFNSDVHCLLDGVQTNGVEQVTSEKIHSAEFHLEESDPRSSACHTVANTNNESIDSEDRSLVRPSENVNQSNMSVELSPASCNLEGDEVGQTEKEVSSADYNAQNQCSGTSLWKWIPIGKKDTGLEKYESSTLPPDYSDASSRNNINHESSVEPELASSESKDSSINASRTSNGEIYHHVSCLGEGENEKLGGQVPFTFTQHRDKKEVSSHMFNESKKQEMLEKDSYRISQAVNDACRVQLACEAVHMATGGPVAEFERLLHFGSPVICKSVDSVSCSTCSCNHAGGVSLCRHEIPNLSLGCLWQWYEKHGSYGLEISAQDHENPKRQGVGDFPFRAYFVPSLSAVQLFKNHEDQCVNSSDKLSNCEVSEACQMINFSENSSTATEHSIFSVLFPQPRNQDASIETPKETDSISNRSGDLELLFEYFECEQPQQRQPLYEKIQELVRGNMPIQSSTYGDPTKLDSIKLRDLHPSSWFSVAWYPIYRIPDGNFRASFLTYHSLGHLVRRRTGSDLSTSGSCIVSPAVGLQSYNDQGECWFKLKHSAEAAEMVGLDPSFVLRERLKTLEETACVMARAVVKKGNQTCTNRHPDYEFFLSRRRY
- the LOC106775098 gene encoding uncharacterized protein LOC106775098 isoform X1; this encodes MARKMPCAPQEIGNDNPKVSEARKDSVSTIYQQQHKFTSLEGCQESSLSRINSDSRCAIISFNFEPDGTWRIVALPGQCLNYINLAAGVNMDGVQLLVSPLNRLRIDQCKGPRVPLPSYAYSAKSCTKKSFTSSNVYRRCQNKIASRASKLNELSNKSSSQSTLVCSPGFFPDSSAEVNSSDKYASNSKDDDKSLKKNSRKQGRKKFRRSKKKSSHRSTECEVPTEEVVCPSLTSETCSSNVADKDGMAEFLTSDDRLIKSDCDRNGMNDIKVMEAPNVSNSYLDQEAMLKDSAPIIPSSAAECATFESKNQLKGRGPEAVIDREIKNIQHTQPCSFNDIQDSLVLDSVSVCSRSGGSINTDDIGKQSNKSNCTTTSDSGDGYVFCQNLTNGIPNNNEHIEGIMHSGQNCIGNDKRVKQKRTMSHCSGLNKFGGVGILQGRKGKENSHSVWQKVQKNASDECGGDLKKVNTTLSQLASVVEKDPSVIKECKSVGVNCVSKTEDKKQMKNKIGKKSKVKMDSVSKKGQSNYSRKSLHLNRSLSNDHGKVGAEQNDMLLISTQEIDQHGVNNDSGFNSDVHCLLDGVQTNGVEQVTSEKIHSAEFHLEESDPRSSACHTVANTNNESIDSEDRSLVRPSENVNQSNMSVELSPASCNLEGDEVGQTEKEVSSADYNAQNQCSGTSLWKWIPIGKKDTGLEKYESSTLPPDYSDASSRNNINHESSVEPELASSESKDSSINASRTSNGEIYHHVSCLGEGENEKLGGQVPFTFTQHRDKKEVSSHMFNESKKQEMLEKDSYRISQAVNDACRVQLACEAVHMATGGPVAEFERLLHFGSPVICKSVDSVSCSTCSCNHAGGVSLCRHEIPNLSLGCLWQWYEKHGSYGLEISAQDHENPKRQGVGDFPFRAYFVPSLSAVQLFKNHEDQCVNSSDKLSNCEVSEACQMINFSENSSTATEHSIFSVLFPQPRNQDASIETPKETDSISNRSGDLELLFEYFECEQPQQRQPLYEKIQELVRGNMPIQSSTYGDPTKLDSIKLRDLHPSSWFSVAWYPIYRIPDGNFRASFLTYHSLGHLVRRRTGSDLSTSGSCIVSPAVGLQSYNDQGECWFKLKHSAEAAEMVGLDPSFVLRERLKTLEETACVMARAVVKKGNQTCTNRHPDYEFFLSRRRY
- the LOC106775098 gene encoding uncharacterized protein LOC106775098 isoform X3, with product MARKMPCAPQEIGNDNPKVSEARKDSVSTIYQQQHKFTSLEGCQESSLSRINSDSRCAIISFNFEPDGTWRIVALPGQCLNYINLAAGVNMDGVQLLVSPLNRLRIDQCKGPRVPLPSYAYSAKSCTKKSFTSSNVYRRCQNKIASRASKLNELSNKSSSQSTLVCSPGFFPDSSAEVNSSDKYASNSKDDDKSLKKNSRKQGRKKFRRSKKKSSHRSTECEVPTEEVVCPSLTSETCSSNVADKDGMAEFLTSDDRLIKSDCDRNGMNDIKVMEAPNVSNSYLDQEAMLKDSAPIIPSSAAECATFESKNQLKGRGPEAVIDREIKNIQHTQPCSFNDIQDSLVLDSVSVCSRSGGSINTDDIGKQSNKSNCTTTSDSGDGYVFCQNLTNGIPNNNEHIEGIMHSGQNCIGNDKRVKQKRTMSHCSGLNKFGGVGILQGRKGKENSHSVWQKVQKNASDECGGDLKKVNTTLSQLASVVEKDPSVIKECKSVGVNCVSKTEDKKQMKNKIGKKSKVKMDSVSKKGQSNYSRKSLHLNRSLSNDHGKVGAEQNDMLLISTQEIDQHGVNNDSGFNSDVHCLLDGVQTNGVEQVTSEKIHSAEFHLEESDPRSSACHTVANTNNESIDSEDRSLVRPSENVNQSNMSVELSPASCNLEGDEVGQTEKEVSSADYNAQNQCSGTSLWKWIPIGKKDTGLEKYESSTLPPDYSDASSRNNINHESSVEPELASSESKDSSINASRTSNGEIYHHVSCLGEGENEKLGGQVPFTFTQHRDKKEVSSHMFNESKKQEMLEKDSYRISQAVNDACRVQLACEAVHMATGGPVAEFERLLHFGSPVICKSVDSVSCSTCSCNHAGGVSLCRHEIPNLSLGCLWQWYEKHGSYGLEISAQDHENPKRQGVGDFPFRAYFVPSLSAVQLFKNHEDQCVNSSDKLSNCEVSEPRNQDASIETPKETDSISNRSGDLELLFEYFECEQPQQRQPLYEKIQELVRGNMPIQSSTYGDPTKLDSIKLRDLHPSSWFSVAWYPIYRIPDGNFRASFLTYHSLGHLVRRRTGSDLSTSGSCIVSPAVGLQSYNDQGECWFKLKHSAEAAEMVGLDPSFVLRERLKTLEETACVMARAVVKKGNQTCTNRHPDYEFFLSRRRY